One window from the genome of Scyliorhinus torazame isolate Kashiwa2021f chromosome 3, sScyTor2.1, whole genome shotgun sequence encodes:
- the hmx1 gene encoding homeobox protein HMX1, giving the protein MPDKVTGTQGTPPTHQRSSFFIENLLRNHSSGKAAGRTEGNEGQLAPRCSLFPSGTAGKHCSQLCCHICSLGHSARSSPLRDSVLQWYTAARHTCTGCPSPDSLKQEGSSLEEEHCLSLTASDLDSPPVSHKREASGQEEDERPGGRRSEAGISSPAVRSQTDSEQKAGRKKKTRTVFSRSQVFQLESTFDMKRYLSSSERAGLAASLHLTETQVKIWFQNRRNKWKRQLAADLEAVNLSHSAQRIVRVPILYHENTPPGALSFSLPQVPPPLVSFASSANYPLATFTPSMSFLRSQMSGLV; this is encoded by the exons ATGCCGGATAAAGTGACGGGGACTCAGGGCACGCCGCCCACCCACCAGCGCTCTTCCTTCTTCATAGAGAACCTTCTCCGGAATCACAGCAGCGGCAAGGCGGCGGGCAGAACGGAGGGGAATGAGGGCCAGCTCGCTCCCAGGTGCAGCCTTTTCCCCAGCGGGACTGCGGGGAAGCATTGCAGCCAGCTGTGCTGTCACATCTGCAGCCTGGGGCACAGTGCGCGGAGCTCGCCACTCAGGGACAGTGTGTTGCAGTGGTACACGGCAGCTCGGCACACATGTACCGGCTGCCCCAGCCCAGACA GTCTGAAACAAGAAGGCTCCAGTTTGGAGGAAGAGCACTGTCTTTCCCTCACAGCCAGCGACCTGGACTCCCCGCCTGTCTCACACAAAAGGGAGGCCAGCGGCCAGGAGGAGGACGAGCGGCCGGGGGGAAGGAGGTCAGAGGCGGGGATCAGCAGCCCGGCTGTCAGAAGCCAGACGGACTCCGAGCAGAAAGCGGGCCGCAAGAAGAAAACGCGCACGGTCTTCAGCAGGAGTCAGGTTTTCCAGCTGGAGTCCACGTTCGACATGAAGCGCTACCTCAGCAGCTCGGAGAGGGCGGGCCTGGCCGCTTCCCTCCACCTCACCGAGACCCAGGTCAAAATCTGGTTCCAGAACCggaggaacaaatggaagaggcagCTGGCCGCCGACCTGGAGGCGGTCAACCTCTCCCACAGCGCGCAGAGGATTGTCAGAGTCCCCATTCTGTATCACGAAAACACACCGCCGGGCGCCTTAAGCTTCAGCCTGCCTCAAGTGCCACCTCCGCTGGTTAGCTTCGCCAGCTCTGCAAACTACCCGCTCGCCACCTTCACCCCTTCCATGTCTTTCCTAAGGTCACAGATGAGTGGGCTTGTCTAA